From the genome of Strigops habroptila isolate Jane chromosome 17, bStrHab1.2.pri, whole genome shotgun sequence, one region includes:
- the LOC115616403 gene encoding transmembrane protein 45B-like: MANFKGHALPGSFFLLFGLWWSVKYPLQYLSQKVNKKYHRIYCFQHVDAIEGGLKIIFALIGMLAEQFVPDGPHLYLYSGENHDWVKLMNWQHTTMYLFYGLSGVVDIFTYISPVVPRGLDRLMLSVAVFVEGCLFYYHVLHRPMLDQHIHSLLLIAIFAGACSTMLEVFLRDNIVLEMFRAGVTIVQGTWFWQIGVVLFQPWGGPMWDEKDHSNIMFLTMCFFWHWAASVAILAINYTLAYCCIQRCRGGSGEPYISLGVRQQKHNTSSQATFLSGSDEE, translated from the exons ATGGCAAACTTCAAGGGTCATGCACTTCCAGGCagtttcttcctgctctttggGCTCTGGTGGTCTGTGAAATACCCACTGCAGTATCTCAGCCAGAAAGTAAATAAGAAATACCACAGGATTTATTGCTTCCAGCATGTGGATGCCATCGAAGGGGGACTCAAAATCATCTTTGCTCTCATAG ggatgctggcagAGCAGTTCGTCCCGGATGGTCCTCACCTGTACCTCTACAGTGGGGAGAACCACGACTGGGTGAAGCTGATGAACTGGCAGCACACCACCATGTACCTCTTCTATGGCCTCTCTGGTGTGGTGGACATCTTCACCTACATCTCCCCAGTGGTGCCGCGGGGTCTGGATCGCCTCATGCTGTCTGTGGCAGTGTTTGTTGAAG GTTGTCTCTTTTATTACCATGTCCTTCACCGCCCTATGCTGGACCAGCACATCCACTCCCTGCTCCTCATCGCCATCTTCGCAGGGGCCTGCAGCACCATGCTGGAGGTCTTTCTGCGTGACAACATTGTCCTGGAGATGTTCAGAGCTGGTGTCACCATCGTCCAGGGAACGTGGTTCTGGCAG ATCGGGGTCGTGCTGTTCCAGCCATGGGGAGGCCCAATGTGGGATGAGAAGGACCACAGCAACATCATGTTCCTCACCATGTGCTTCTTCTGGCACTGGGCAGCCAGTGTGGCCATCCTGGCTATAAACTACACTCTCGCTTACTG CTGCATCCAGAGGTGCAGGGGAGGCAGCGGGGAGCCCTACATCAGTCTTGGCGTCCGACAGCAGAAGCACAACACGAGCTCCCAAGCCACCTTCTTAAGCGGATCTGATGAAGAGTGA
- the LOC115616309 gene encoding transmembrane protein 45B-like produces MPTSFLGSALRGTFFVLFGLWWSVRYPLRYLRRKGNAESQPSYGAQRVEAFEGAVKAFFALAGILVEQFVPAGPHLQLYSPEAHGWTDLTRWHYTTIYLFFLLSGIVDVVSHSPLKLPLGLDRLTLSVALLIEGLLFCFCDYSDAALDHHLHSLLAMAIFAGALCALLEVFLRDHIILEIFRTSSFLLQGSWFWQIGFVLSPPWGGPGWDQTDRSNFAFLTMCFCWHYAGALAVLAANSAASRCCNESCQLRFGDIDVELDCGMCIRKGNKSSGGPLLPESPSDDK; encoded by the exons ATGCCAACGAGTTTCCTCGGCAGTGCCCTCCGGGGCACCTTCTTCGTCCTTTTTGGTCTCTGGTGGTCAGTGCGATACCCGCTGAGGTACCTCAGGAGGAAAGGCAACGCCGAGAGCCAGCCGAGCTATGGGGCCCAGCGTGTGGAAGCCTTCGAAGGGGCAGTCAAAGCTTTCTTTGCTCTAGCAG GGATCCTGGTGGAGCAGTTTGTTCCTGCTGGGCCCCACCTGCAGCTGTACAGCCCCGAGGCGCACGGCTGGACCGACCTCACGCGCTGGCACTACACCACCATctacctcttcttcctcctctccgGCATCGTGGACGTTGTCTCGCACTCCCCGCTCAAGCTGCCGCTCGGCTTGGACCGGCTCACGCTGTCTGTGGCTCTGCTCATTGAAG gtttgctcttctgcttctgtgacTACAGTGATGCTGCACTGGACCACCACCTCCATTCCCTGCTGGCCATGGCTATCTTTGCTGGAGCCCTCTGTGCCCTCCTAGAGGTGTTCCTCCGAGACCACATCATCCTGGAGATCTTCAGGACCAgttccttccttctccagggCTCTTGGTTTTGGCAG ATTGGGTTTGTGCTGTCCCCTCCATGGGGAGGACCAGGCTGGGATCAGACCGACCGCAGCAACTTTGCATTCCTCACCATGTGCTTCTGCTGGCACTACGCGGGTGCTCTCGCCGTCTTGGCAGCGAATTCTGCTGCATCCCGCTG ctgcaacGAGTCCTGCCAGCTGAGATTTGGGGACATCGACGTGGAGCTGGACTGTGGCATGTGCATCCGCAAAGGCAACAAGAGCTCCGGCGGTCCCCTGCTGCCCGAGAGCCCCTCGGATGACAAATGA